From the genome of Triticum aestivum cultivar Chinese Spring chromosome 3B, IWGSC CS RefSeq v2.1, whole genome shotgun sequence, one region includes:
- the LOC123067341 gene encoding uncharacterized protein, with translation MHGRCQEVRRGHAWWESVGQRWVAAASPEVAGDARETVGIGMVRRRRVVVRQQRIHGGKVLVAARGEHRGEERSWQRLVGRKGVVPGELVEADGSRNGGWRAVAGGERRRVAHWGPGGRRREARWGRRWAATGGALGPAVGGGGWHRQREIGAEGARDGGAELAPAHLQTALFRRPGGANGWRCPNLPRFHHPPPTAPPTSTGLLLRTFRRPPPAKSTPPVSNGAIGSLIPRPSSRPFAAATRLPPPAACPRSSPAAARLPPAVAPLRDLLPRTRRCRPPTGSRASTTPKILRRWAGSGTPHPRPGEPKHAVGRVHSTRHLLPRHVAAYPVITATTHCSGRDPPRSPTLSVRAVLPVCSLDSRAKSAPKSAERAPDFLCLKFSCTMETPFETLAGDVLTSCRSQSP, from the exons ATGCACGGGAGATGCCAGGAAGTGAGACGTGGCCATGCGTGGTGGGAGAGCGTGGGGCAGCGGTGGGTAGCGGCAGCGAGCCCGGAGGTTGCAGGAGACGCGAGGGAGACCGTGGGGATCGGGATGgttcggcggcggcgcgtggtggTGAGGCAGCAGAGGATCCATGGAGGAAAGGTCCTGGTGGCCGCACGCGGGGAGCATCGGGGGGAGGAGAGGTCATGGCAGAGGCTGGTGGGAAGAAAGGGCGTGGTGCCCGGCGAGCTGGTGGAGGCAGATGGTAGCCGCAATGGTGGGTGGCGCGCTGTGGCCGGGggtgagcggcggcgggtggcgcaCTGGGGCCCGggtgggcggcggcgggaggcgcgctGGGGCCGACGgtgggcggcgacgggcggcgcgctAGGGccagcggtgggcggcggcgggtggcatcGGCAGCGGGAGATCGGGGCAGAGGGTGCGAGAGATGGGG gggccgaactagcgccggcacaCCTCCAGAccgctctatttaggcgccctgggggggcgaacggctggagatgccctaacctcCCACGATTCCATCATCCTCCTCCCACAGCGCCGCCGACGTCCACCGGCCTCCTCCTGCGCACCTTCCGTCGGCCTCCTCCCGCGAAATCGACGCCGCCCGTCTCCAACGGAGCCATCGGCAGCCTCATCCCGCGGCCTTCCAGCCGCCCTTTTGCTGCGGCCACGCGCCTACCTCCGCCCGCGGCCTGCCCCCGGTCTTCTCCGGCGGCCGCGCGCCTTCCTCCTGCCGTTGCCCCGCTGCGCGATCTCCTCCCGCGGACGCGCCGTTGCCGACCCCCAACAGGATCCCGTGCCTCCACCACCCCCAAGATCCTACGCCGTTGGGCGGGATCTGGCACCCCGCATCCACGTCCCGGCGAGCCCAAGCACGCCGTCGGCCGCGTGCACTCGACACGACACCTCCTGCCTCGCCACGTCGCCGCCTACCCCGTCATCACTGCAACCACACATTGCTCCGGCCGGGATCCACCGCGCAGTCCAACCTTGTCCGTGCGTGCAGTCCTCCCTGTCTGCTCGCTTGACAGCAGAG CAAAAAGTGCTCCCAAATCTGCAGAAAGAGCTCCTGACTTTTTATGTCTGAAGTTCAGTTGTACCATGGAGACGCCGTTCGAAACACTTGCAGGCGACGTGCTAACCAGCTGCAGGTCACAGTCTCCTTGA